One genomic region from Balaenoptera acutorostrata chromosome 1, mBalAcu1.1, whole genome shotgun sequence encodes:
- the SPSB1 gene encoding SPRY domain-containing SOCS box protein 1 isoform X1, giving the protein MDLTRNPCRSWISAAARCAWPWGRSAWVRSTRCRCPPPSRPTSTTSDATAGTASTTAPTHPSANSLSHRRAPRPGPASAAWKSCSSSPASPAAPPDTDCSGHGPLCPPSGHWQKFPACRITAPSGKRTQRINSYTELRSALGVAWVLPHLPGPTAPRVDPGGAKRCLDEGRCPPSGAAAPDEAQDVRSSPWPPRQKPNLDLPQAREHPASVLAVGAPVPCIYSFNNNKSHLFIPFRKDTLFGSPLSGVFCCFSSACPSLGCVCLTWPFRWVVSVVCPHVGTGVSLFGSLDLQFPGGSAPSARVGP; this is encoded by the coding sequence CGGAACCCCTGCCGCTCATGGATCTCTGCCGCCGCTCGGTGCGCCTGGCCCTGGGGAAGGAGCGCCTGGGTGAGATCCACGCGCTGCCGCTGCCCGCCTCCCTCAAGGCCTACCTCCACTACCAGTGATGCTACAGCCGGGACCGCCAGCACGAccgcccccacccaccccagtgcCAACTCACTGAGCCACCGCCGCGCCCCGCGCCCTGGACCGGCGTCTGCGGCATGGAAGTCCTGctcttcctccccagcctccccggCTGCCCCGCCGGACACAGACTGCTCTGGACACGGGCCCCTCTGTCCCCCTTCCGGACACTGGCAGAAGTTCCCCGCATGCCGCATCACCGCCCCTTCTGGGAAGAGGACCCAGAGGATAAACTCCTACACTGAGCTCCGATCTGCTCTCGGGGTGGCCTGGGTACTCCCGCACCTGCCGGGCCCCACGGCGCCGAGAGTAGATCCCGGGGGTGCTAAGAGGTGCTTAGATGAGGGCCGGTGCCCGCCCAGTGGGGCAGCCGCGCCGGACGAAGCTCAGGACGTCAGAAGCTCACCGTGGCCACCGAGGCAGAAACCAAACCTGGACCTTCCCCAGGCACGTGAGCACCCAGCATCAGTCCTGGCTGTCGGTGCCCCTGTACcctgtatttattcttttaacaataacaaaagccatttatttattccatttagaAAGGACACCTTGTTCGGGTCACCTCTCTCTGGAGTGTTCTGTTGCTTTTCTTCCGCCTGCCCCTCCCTGGGGTGTGTGTGCCTCACCTGGCCTTTTCGCTGGGTCGTGTCTGTCGTGTGTCCCCACGTGGGCACAGGGGTGTCTTTGTTTGGGTCCCTTGACCTACAGTTTCCAGGGGGCTCTGCTCCGAGTGCCCGCGTGGGCCCCTGA